Proteins from a single region of Lelliottia sp. JS-SCA-14:
- the xylA gene encoding xylose isomerase, with translation MQAYFDQLDRVRYEGPKSTNPLAFRHYNPDELVLGKRMEDHLRFAACYWHTFCWNGADMFGVGSFDRPWQQPGEALELAKRKADVAFEFFHKLNVPYYCFHDVDVSPEGASLKEYLNNFAQMVDYLGEKQQQSGVKLLWGTANCFTNPRYGAGAATNPDPEVFSWAATQVVTAMNATHKLGGENYVLWGGREGYETLLNTDLRQEREQIGRFMQMVVDHKHKIGFRGTLLIEPKPQEPTKHQYDYDVATVYGFLKQFGLEKEIKVNIEANHATLAGHSFHHEIASAIALGIFGSVDANRGDPQLGWDTDQFPISVEENALVMYEIIKAGGFTTGGLNFDAKVRRQSTDKYDLFYGHIGAMDTMALALKVAARMIEDGELDKRVAKRYSGWNSELGQQILKGQLSLAEIAKYAEQHSLAPSHQSGHQELLENLVNHYLFDK, from the coding sequence ATGCAAGCTTATTTCGACCAACTCGATCGCGTTCGCTATGAAGGCCCGAAATCCACCAATCCTCTAGCATTTCGTCACTACAATCCGGACGAGCTGGTGCTGGGTAAGCGCATGGAAGATCACCTGCGTTTCGCCGCCTGCTACTGGCATACCTTCTGCTGGAACGGCGCGGATATGTTCGGCGTGGGGTCGTTTGACCGTCCGTGGCAGCAGCCAGGCGAAGCGCTGGAGCTGGCGAAGCGCAAAGCGGATGTGGCCTTCGAGTTCTTCCACAAACTGAACGTCCCGTATTACTGCTTCCACGATGTGGACGTCTCTCCGGAAGGCGCATCGCTTAAAGAGTACCTGAACAACTTTGCCCAGATGGTGGATTATCTGGGTGAAAAACAGCAGCAAAGTGGCGTGAAGCTGCTGTGGGGCACGGCAAACTGCTTCACCAACCCTCGCTACGGCGCGGGTGCGGCGACCAACCCGGATCCTGAAGTGTTCAGCTGGGCCGCCACTCAGGTCGTGACCGCCATGAACGCCACACATAAGCTGGGCGGCGAAAACTACGTCCTGTGGGGCGGCCGCGAGGGTTACGAAACGCTGCTGAACACCGATCTGCGTCAGGAGCGCGAACAGATTGGCCGCTTCATGCAGATGGTGGTGGATCACAAACACAAAATCGGTTTCCGCGGCACCCTGCTGATTGAACCTAAACCGCAGGAGCCCACCAAACACCAGTACGATTATGATGTCGCGACGGTGTACGGTTTCCTCAAGCAATTTGGTCTGGAAAAAGAGATCAAAGTGAATATCGAAGCCAACCACGCGACGCTGGCGGGGCACTCTTTCCACCATGAAATCGCGTCGGCTATTGCGCTGGGAATCTTCGGCTCTGTCGATGCCAACCGCGGTGACCCGCAGCTTGGCTGGGACACCGACCAGTTCCCGATCAGCGTGGAAGAAAATGCGCTGGTGATGTATGAAATCATCAAAGCGGGCGGTTTCACGACGGGAGGCCTGAACTTTGACGCCAAAGTGCGTCGTCAGAGCACCGATAAATACGATCTGTTCTATGGCCATATTGGCGCGATGGATACCATGGCGCTGGCGCTGAAAGTGGCTGCCCGCATGATTGAAGACGGCGAGCTGGATAAACGTGTGGCGAAGCGTTATTCCGGCTGGAACAGTGAACTCGGCCAGCAAATTTTGAAAGGGCAGTTATCCCTTGCCGAGATCGCGAAGTACGCTGAACAGCATAGTCTGGCGCCGAGCCATCAGAGCGGTCATCAGGAACTGCTGGAAAACCTGGTGAATCATTACCTGTTTGATAAGTGA
- the xylB gene encoding xylulokinase — MYIGIDLGTSGVKAILLNEQGDVLASQTEKLHVSRPHPLWSEQDPETWWQATDRAIKALGQQHSLREVKALGIAGQMHGATLLDSEHRVLRPAILWNDGRCAEECALLEARVPTSRQITGNLMMPGFTAPKLLWLQRHEPDIFKQVAKVLLPKDYLRFRMTGDFASDMSDAAGTMWLDVAQRDWSEAMLDACQLTRDHMPALFEGSEITGVLNPSIADSWNMPAVPVVAGGGDNAAGAVGVGMVDAGQAMLSLGTSGVYFAVSDGYRSNPESAVHSFCHALPGKWHLMSVMLSAASCLDWAANLTGLKDVPALISAAQQANEEAGAVWFLPYLSGERTPHNNPEAKGVFFGLTHQHGPAELARAVLEGVGYALADGMDVVHDCGLKPTSITLIGGGARSSYWRQMLADISGLQLDYRTGGDIGPALGAARLAQIAVNPDKPLTQLLPQLTLEQEHKPDAAHHARYAERREVFRKIYQQLLPLMS; from the coding sequence ATGTATATCGGGATTGATCTTGGCACATCGGGTGTGAAAGCCATCCTGTTAAACGAGCAGGGCGACGTGCTGGCCTCGCAGACTGAGAAGCTGCACGTCTCGCGCCCACATCCCCTATGGTCAGAGCAAGATCCCGAAACGTGGTGGCAGGCGACGGATCGCGCGATCAAAGCCCTGGGCCAGCAGCACAGTTTGCGTGAGGTCAAAGCGCTGGGTATTGCCGGTCAAATGCATGGTGCAACCTTGCTGGACAGCGAGCACCGCGTGCTGCGCCCGGCGATTTTGTGGAACGATGGTCGCTGTGCAGAAGAGTGCGCGCTCCTCGAAGCGCGGGTGCCGACCTCACGGCAAATCACCGGTAACCTGATGATGCCGGGCTTTACCGCGCCTAAGCTGCTGTGGTTGCAGCGCCACGAGCCGGATATTTTTAAGCAGGTGGCAAAGGTCTTGCTGCCAAAAGATTATCTGCGTTTTCGCATGACTGGCGATTTCGCCAGCGACATGTCGGACGCGGCGGGGACGATGTGGCTCGATGTCGCTCAACGCGACTGGAGCGAGGCGATGCTGGATGCCTGCCAGTTGACCCGAGATCACATGCCTGCGCTCTTCGAGGGTAGTGAGATCACCGGCGTGCTCAATCCGTCGATTGCCGACAGCTGGAATATGCCTGCCGTGCCGGTAGTGGCGGGCGGGGGCGATAATGCGGCGGGTGCCGTGGGCGTGGGGATGGTCGATGCCGGACAGGCAATGCTGTCGCTTGGCACTTCAGGCGTCTATTTCGCGGTCAGCGACGGGTATCGCAGCAATCCAGAGAGCGCGGTACACAGCTTCTGCCACGCGCTGCCGGGGAAATGGCACTTGATGTCGGTGATGTTAAGCGCCGCGTCGTGTCTGGACTGGGCGGCAAACCTGACCGGACTCAAGGATGTTCCGGCGCTCATTTCGGCGGCCCAGCAGGCCAACGAAGAGGCGGGGGCCGTGTGGTTCTTGCCCTATCTTTCCGGCGAGCGCACGCCGCACAACAACCCGGAAGCGAAAGGCGTGTTCTTCGGCTTAACCCATCAGCATGGCCCGGCCGAACTGGCGCGCGCGGTGCTGGAAGGTGTCGGCTATGCGCTGGCGGACGGGATGGATGTGGTCCATGACTGCGGACTCAAACCGACCAGTATTACCCTGATTGGCGGAGGCGCAAGAAGCAGCTACTGGCGGCAGATGCTGGCGGATATCAGCGGATTGCAGCTCGATTACCGCACTGGCGGGGACATAGGACCTGCTCTGGGGGCGGCGCGTCTGGCGCAGATTGCCGTCAACCCTGACAAACCCCTGACGCAGCTTCTGCCGCAGCTCACGCTGGAGCAGGAGCACAAGCCGGACGCGGCGCACCATGCGCGCTACGCCGAACGCCGGGAAGTGTTCCGCAAAATCTACCAACAGCTCCTGCCGCTAATGTCGTAA
- a CDS encoding cysteine hydrolase family protein, translating to MSRTALINIDTQQSFHHREYWQEEGFQAFQQAILGLIEGCESREIPVVDIFHVDDKGPFSLESGFVTPMSFLRHQPAVVFHKHVHNAFTDTGLDHWLRERDINHLVICGLRTEQCCETTARVASDLGYAVTFVSEATLTFPMTWKGVTLNTDDLRHRTETVLAGRFAEIKTVAETLESL from the coding sequence ATGTCGCGCACCGCATTAATCAATATCGATACTCAGCAGTCTTTTCATCATCGCGAATACTGGCAGGAAGAGGGATTTCAGGCTTTTCAGCAGGCCATTCTTGGGCTGATTGAGGGCTGTGAATCCCGTGAGATTCCGGTTGTGGATATCTTCCATGTCGACGATAAGGGGCCCTTCTCGCTGGAAAGCGGTTTTGTTACGCCGATGTCCTTTTTACGTCATCAGCCTGCGGTGGTTTTCCACAAGCATGTGCATAACGCCTTTACGGATACGGGCCTTGACCACTGGCTGCGCGAGCGTGATATTAACCATCTGGTCATCTGCGGCCTGCGTACGGAACAGTGCTGCGAAACCACCGCGCGGGTGGCGTCAGATCTCGGCTATGCGGTGACTTTTGTCAGCGAAGCCACCCTGACTTTTCCGATGACCTGGAAGGGCGTCACGCTCAATACCGACGACCTGCGCCATCGCACGGAAACGGTGCTGGCCGGGCGTTTTGCTGAAATCAAAACTGTGGCGGAGACGCTGGAGTCGCTCTGA
- a CDS encoding GlxA family transcriptional regulator, which translates to MSIDVWFVMLPGVLALDMSGPAETFVLAGDAFRLHYIGPQPDVPTSIGLTMGGISPLPDTLPDGSLLVLPGVSDSRHQFSTPQALGVQHWLMRLQPAIHRQAITVMCVCSGALLAAKSGLLTGKQCTTHHDVITRLRDAAPGAVIKENRIFVQDGNIWTSAGITSGIDLALHLMNRLCGPEKALTVAREMVVWFRRSGDDPQLSPWLRYRNHLHPAIHRAQDALTAEPQKGWQLADIAALAHVSPRHLTRLFQEHLGISVRDYLEQLRLAIAQQWLLQGRGVEQASIAAGFSSPRQFHRAKQRAIS; encoded by the coding sequence ATGAGTATCGACGTCTGGTTTGTGATGTTGCCGGGAGTGCTGGCGCTGGATATGTCCGGCCCGGCAGAAACCTTTGTGCTGGCGGGCGATGCGTTTCGCCTGCACTACATCGGCCCGCAGCCGGACGTTCCCACCTCGATTGGTCTGACGATGGGGGGCATTTCGCCTTTACCTGACACGCTTCCCGACGGCAGTTTGCTGGTTTTACCGGGCGTGAGCGACTCACGTCATCAGTTTTCGACCCCTCAGGCATTAGGCGTTCAGCACTGGCTGATGCGCCTGCAGCCTGCGATTCACCGCCAGGCTATCACCGTGATGTGCGTCTGTTCCGGCGCGCTGCTGGCGGCCAAATCGGGTTTACTCACCGGGAAGCAGTGCACGACCCATCACGATGTGATCACCCGTCTTCGCGACGCAGCGCCAGGGGCGGTAATCAAAGAGAATCGTATTTTTGTGCAGGACGGGAATATCTGGACCAGCGCGGGAATAACTTCTGGAATCGATCTCGCGCTGCACCTGATGAACCGTCTGTGCGGGCCGGAAAAGGCGCTGACGGTCGCGCGGGAAATGGTGGTGTGGTTCCGACGCTCGGGTGACGATCCGCAGCTTTCACCCTGGCTGCGCTATCGCAACCATCTGCATCCGGCGATCCACCGCGCGCAGGATGCGCTCACCGCCGAGCCGCAAAAGGGCTGGCAACTGGCGGATATTGCCGCTCTGGCGCACGTCAGTCCCCGGCATTTAACGCGCTTGTTTCAGGAGCATTTGGGGATCAGCGTGCGCGACTATCTGGAACAGCTGCGGCTGGCGATTGCCCAGCAGTGGCTGCTGCAGGGGCGCGGCGTGGAGCAGGCGTCCATCGCCGCCGGGTTTTCATCCCCACGCCAGTTTCACCGGGCCAAACAGCGCGCAATTAGCTGA
- a CDS encoding acyltransferase, which produces MQSKISWIDNLRGIACLMVVMIHTTTWYVTNAHSISPMNWDIANILNSASRVSVPLFFMISGYLFFGERSAQPRHFLRIGLCLLFYSAVALLYITLFTSINGELSLRYLLQKPVFYHLWFFFAIIVIYLVSPLIQVKNVGGKMLLALMVVIGLLANPNTVSQKIGGFEWLPINLYISGDTFYYVIYGMLGRAIGMLDTRKTWLTWLCAALFIAAVVVISRGTLHELRWRGNFADTWYVYCGPMVFICAVSLLTLVKNTLNARPLPVLGLISRHSLGIYGFHALVIHALRTRGVELKSWPLLDIVWIFTATLLISLLLSMLLQRVDTRRFVS; this is translated from the coding sequence ATGCAGTCAAAAATTAGCTGGATTGATAATTTGCGAGGGATAGCCTGTTTGATGGTTGTGATGATCCACACCACGACCTGGTATGTGACCAATGCTCACAGCATCAGCCCGATGAACTGGGATATTGCCAATATCCTCAACTCGGCGTCGCGCGTCAGCGTCCCGCTGTTTTTCATGATTTCCGGCTATCTGTTTTTCGGCGAGCGCAGCGCGCAGCCGCGCCACTTCCTGCGTATCGGCCTGTGCCTGCTGTTTTATAGCGCCGTGGCGCTGCTCTACATCACGCTGTTTACCTCGATTAACGGCGAGCTGTCGTTACGGTATTTGCTGCAAAAACCGGTGTTTTATCACCTGTGGTTTTTCTTCGCCATCATCGTGATTTATCTGGTCTCTCCGCTGATTCAGGTGAAAAACGTCGGCGGAAAGATGCTGCTGGCGCTGATGGTGGTGATTGGCCTGCTCGCCAACCCCAATACCGTTTCGCAGAAAATTGGCGGTTTCGAATGGCTGCCGATCAACCTCTATATCAGCGGCGATACCTTTTACTATGTGATTTACGGGATGCTGGGCCGGGCGATTGGGATGCTGGATACGCGCAAAACCTGGCTGACGTGGCTGTGCGCCGCTCTGTTTATCGCGGCGGTGGTGGTTATCTCTCGCGGGACCTTGCACGAGCTGCGCTGGCGCGGAAATTTTGCTGATACCTGGTATGTCTACTGCGGCCCTATGGTCTTTATCTGTGCCGTCTCTCTGCTGACGCTGGTGAAAAACACCCTTAACGCGCGCCCGCTTCCCGTCCTGGGGCTCATCTCGCGCCACTCGCTGGGCATTTACGGTTTTCACGCGCTGGTGATCCACGCCCTGCGCACCCGCGGTGTCGAGCTAAAAAGCTGGCCGCTTCTGGATATTGTCTGGATTTTCACGGCGACGCTGCTGATCAGCCTGTTGCTGTCGATGCTGCTACAGCGCGTGGATACCCGCCGGTTTGTCAGCTAA
- a CDS encoding YsaB family lipoprotein: MMITRAASLILLVLLTGCSSQEDAPVQRAQKSKVSPERSLNMEQLCKDQAAHRYNTGSQKIDVTGFEQFQGSYEMRGFTARKEGFVCSFDADGQFLHLSMR, from the coding sequence ATGATGATCACGCGCGCTGCGTCACTGATTCTGCTCGTTTTGCTTACAGGGTGCAGCTCACAGGAAGACGCTCCGGTACAACGGGCGCAGAAAAGCAAAGTCAGCCCGGAACGTTCGTTAAATATGGAGCAGCTGTGTAAGGATCAGGCCGCCCATCGCTATAACACCGGTTCGCAGAAAATTGATGTGACTGGCTTTGAGCAATTTCAGGGCAGCTATGAGATGCGCGGGTTTACGGCGCGTAAAGAGGGCTTTGTCTGCTCTTTTGATGCGGATGGGCAGTTTTTGCATCTCTCCATGCGCTAA
- the glyQ gene encoding glycine--tRNA ligase subunit alpha produces MQKFDTKTFQGLILTLQDYWARQGCTIVQPLDMEVGAGTSHPMTSLRALGPEPMATAYVQPSRRPTDGRYGENPNRLQHYYQFQVVIKPSPDNIQELYLGSLKELGVDPTIHDIRFVEDNWENPTLGAWGLGWEVWLNGMEVTQFTYFQQVGGLECKPITGEITYGLERLAMYIQGVDSVYDLVWSDGPLGKTTYGDVFHQNEVEQSTYNFEYADVDFLFTCFEQYEKEAQQLLALESPLPLPAYERILKAAHSFNLLDARKAISVTERQRYILRIRTLTKAVAEAYYASREALGFPMCNRNK; encoded by the coding sequence ATGCAAAAGTTTGATACCAAGACCTTCCAGGGCCTGATCCTGACATTACAGGATTACTGGGCTCGTCAGGGCTGCACCATTGTTCAACCTTTGGACATGGAAGTTGGCGCCGGCACTTCACACCCGATGACTAGCCTGCGTGCGCTGGGGCCTGAACCTATGGCCACCGCGTATGTGCAACCGTCCCGTCGTCCGACGGATGGCCGCTATGGCGAAAACCCGAACCGCTTACAGCACTATTATCAGTTCCAGGTGGTGATTAAGCCTTCCCCGGACAATATCCAGGAGCTGTACCTTGGTTCCCTGAAAGAGCTGGGCGTGGACCCGACCATCCATGACATCCGCTTCGTGGAAGATAACTGGGAAAACCCAACGCTGGGTGCCTGGGGTCTGGGCTGGGAAGTGTGGCTGAACGGCATGGAAGTGACGCAGTTCACCTACTTCCAGCAGGTTGGCGGTCTTGAGTGTAAGCCGATCACCGGCGAAATCACCTACGGTCTGGAACGTCTGGCCATGTACATTCAGGGCGTAGACAGCGTTTACGACCTGGTCTGGAGCGACGGCCCGCTGGGTAAAACCACCTACGGCGACGTGTTCCATCAGAACGAAGTGGAGCAATCCACCTATAACTTCGAATACGCGGACGTGGACTTCCTGTTCACCTGCTTCGAGCAGTACGAGAAAGAAGCGCAGCAGCTGCTGGCGCTGGAATCTCCGCTGCCGCTGCCAGCCTACGAGCGTATTCTGAAGGCCGCCCATAGCTTCAACCTGCTCGACGCCCGTAAAGCGATCTCCGTGACTGAACGTCAGCGCTATATTTTGCGCATTCGCACGCTGACCAAAGCCGTTGCAGAAGCTTACTACGCGTCCCGTGAAGCCCTTGGCTTCCCGATGTGCAACCGAAATAAATAA
- the glyS gene encoding glycine--tRNA ligase subunit beta, with translation MSENTFLVEIGTEELPPKALRSLAESFAANFTAELDNAGLAHGNVEWFAAPRRLALKVANLAASQPDREVEKRGPAIAQAFDAEGKPSKAAEGWARGCGITVDQAERLATDKGEWLLYRAHVKGESAEALLPNMIATSLAKLPIPKLMRWGASDVHFVRPVHTVTLLLGDKLIPATILGIQSDRVIRGHRFMGEPEFTIDNADQYPQILLERGKVIADYEQRKAKIKADAEEAARKIGGNADLSESLLEEVTSLVEWPVVLTAKFEEKFLAVPAEALVYTMKGDQKYFPVYAADGKLLPNFIFVANIESKDPIQIISGNEKVVRPRLADAEFFFNSDRKKRLEDHLPRLQTVLFQQQLGTLRDKTDRIAELSGWIAREIGADVNHATRAGLLSKCDLMTNMVFEFTDTQGVMGMHYARHDGEAEDVAVALNEQYQPRFAGDDLPSNPVACAVAIADKMDTLAGIFGIGQHPKGDKDPFALRRAALGVLRIIVEKNLNLDLQTLTEEAVRLYGDKLTNAKVVDDVIDFMLGRFRAWYQDEGYTVDTIQAVLARRPTRPADFDARMKAVSHFRTLEAASALAAANKRVSNILAKSDEQLTERVNAATLKEPEEIALAMQVVVLRDKLEPYFAEGRYQEALVELAELREVIDAFFEKVMVNVEDKELRINRLSMLEKLRELFLRVADISLLQ, from the coding sequence ATGTCTGAGAATACTTTCCTGGTGGAAATCGGCACCGAAGAGCTGCCACCAAAAGCCCTGCGCAGCCTGGCGGAATCCTTTGCTGCGAACTTTACGGCTGAGCTGGATAACGCTGGCCTGGCACACGGCAACGTCGAGTGGTTTGCCGCTCCGCGCCGTCTGGCGCTGAAAGTTGCGAATCTCGCGGCCTCTCAGCCCGATCGTGAAGTGGAAAAACGCGGCCCGGCGATTGCCCAGGCGTTTGACGCCGAAGGTAAACCGAGCAAAGCCGCAGAAGGCTGGGCTCGTGGCTGCGGGATCACCGTTGACCAGGCCGAGCGTCTGGCGACCGACAAAGGTGAGTGGCTGCTGTATCGCGCCCATGTGAAAGGCGAAAGCGCAGAAGCGCTGCTGCCAAACATGATCGCCACGTCACTGGCAAAACTGCCGATTCCAAAACTGATGCGCTGGGGCGCAAGCGACGTGCACTTCGTGCGTCCGGTTCACACCGTGACCCTGCTGCTGGGCGATAAGCTGATCCCTGCGACTATCCTGGGTATTCAGTCCGATCGTGTGATTCGCGGCCATCGCTTCATGGGCGAGCCAGAATTCACCATCGACAATGCCGATCAGTACCCGCAGATCCTGCTGGAGCGCGGCAAAGTCATTGCCGATTACGAGCAGCGTAAAGCCAAAATCAAAGCGGACGCGGAAGAAGCGGCGCGCAAAATCGGTGGCAACGCCGATCTGAGCGAAAGTCTGCTGGAAGAAGTGACCTCGCTGGTGGAATGGCCGGTGGTGCTGACCGCCAAATTCGAAGAGAAATTCCTCGCCGTTCCGGCAGAAGCGCTGGTGTACACCATGAAGGGTGACCAGAAGTACTTCCCGGTATACGCAGCGGACGGCAAACTGCTGCCGAACTTTATCTTCGTGGCGAACATTGAATCGAAAGATCCGATCCAGATTATCTCCGGTAACGAGAAAGTGGTTCGTCCACGTCTGGCGGATGCGGAATTCTTCTTTAATAGCGACCGTAAAAAACGTCTGGAAGATCACCTCCCACGCCTGCAAACCGTTCTGTTCCAGCAACAGCTCGGCACGCTGCGTGACAAAACCGATCGTATCGCAGAGCTGTCCGGCTGGATTGCTCGTGAGATTGGTGCGGATGTGAATCACGCGACCCGCGCAGGCCTGCTCTCTAAGTGCGACCTGATGACAAACATGGTTTTCGAGTTTACCGACACCCAGGGCGTGATGGGCATGCACTATGCGCGCCACGATGGCGAAGCGGAAGACGTTGCCGTTGCGCTGAACGAGCAGTATCAGCCGCGCTTTGCGGGTGACGATCTGCCGTCCAACCCGGTGGCTTGTGCTGTGGCGATTGCCGATAAAATGGATACCCTCGCGGGGATCTTCGGTATTGGCCAGCATCCAAAAGGCGACAAAGACCCGTTTGCACTGCGTCGTGCGGCGCTGGGCGTGCTGCGTATCATCGTTGAGAAGAACCTGAATCTGGATCTGCAGACGCTGACCGAAGAAGCGGTGCGTCTGTATGGCGACAAGCTGACCAACGCCAAAGTGGTGGATGACGTTATCGACTTTATGCTGGGCCGTTTCCGCGCCTGGTATCAGGACGAAGGCTACACCGTCGACACTATTCAGGCGGTGCTGGCGCGTCGTCCGACTCGTCCGGCCGATTTCGATGCGCGCATGAAGGCAGTTTCCCACTTCCGTACGCTGGAAGCAGCGTCCGCGCTGGCTGCGGCCAACAAGCGTGTTTCCAATATTCTGGCGAAGTCCGACGAACAGCTGACCGAGCGTGTAAACGCCGCGACGCTGAAAGAGCCGGAAGAGATCGCCCTGGCGATGCAGGTTGTGGTGCTGCGCGACAAGCTGGAGCCGTACTTCGCGGAAGGACGCTATCAGGAAGCGCTGGTGGAACTGGCTGAGCTGCGTGAAGTGATCGACGCCTTCTTCGAGAAAGTGATGGTGAACGTAGAAGACAAAGAGCTGCGTATTAACCGTCTCTCTATGCTCGAAAAACTGCGTGAGCTGTTCCTGCGCGTGGCGGACATTTCGCTCCTGCAGTAA
- a CDS encoding ABC-F family ATP-binding cassette domain-containing protein codes for MAHFAQSPSFILHQVTCQFATGDTLFGPLNFSLEPSRCALVGRNGSGKTRLLRLLAGLDSPASGHIERLGTHAYVAQQHDISAHTTLAELLGYDQIFAARRRIDSGDYQPEDLECLDGYWDLAERLTAAFLTAHLPPFDPDKPASEFSGGERVRALLCGAFTSGADYLLLDEPTNHLDRPGREWFYAQLARWSGGVMVASHDRELLAQVPRILELSGAGLRAYGGNYADYQRQRDAEQQAARAALEHAATERKRTRARMHKEHDASQRRSAQTLRTVDTLNIASFERIKYKMAAKERPGTWRKQHHEQNDALNAAVSQARERVEEDSPVMFTLPGSRIAEGKQAVVLEALVLPYVNTPPVNWRMDGPMRVALRGPNGCGKSTLLKIILGKQEPVSGSCSVSVTTAYLDQHLSQLDLTQSVMTHLNLHDTPLEEGVLRSRLAQLQLGADKVSLPLGTLSGGERLKAALACVLWREEAAQLLLLDEPTNHLDLASVQAIEAALADFPGALLVVSHDQVFLDGLKLTHELVWTEKGWRCERL; via the coding sequence ATGGCTCATTTTGCGCAATCCCCTTCTTTTATTTTGCATCAGGTCACCTGTCAGTTTGCGACGGGCGATACCCTTTTTGGTCCACTGAATTTCTCTCTTGAGCCGTCGCGCTGTGCGCTGGTTGGGCGTAACGGCAGCGGTAAAACGCGCCTTTTACGTTTGCTGGCCGGGCTGGACTCTCCGGCGAGCGGGCATATTGAGCGTCTGGGGACGCACGCGTATGTCGCGCAGCAGCATGATATTTCTGCGCACACGACGCTGGCGGAACTGCTGGGCTACGATCAGATTTTCGCGGCCCGTCGACGCATCGACAGCGGCGATTACCAGCCGGAGGATCTGGAATGTCTCGACGGCTACTGGGACTTAGCGGAACGACTCACCGCGGCGTTTCTCACGGCCCATCTGCCACCTTTTGATCCCGATAAACCCGCGTCAGAGTTCAGCGGCGGAGAACGCGTGCGTGCTTTGCTGTGCGGAGCCTTTACCTCCGGGGCTGACTATCTGCTGCTGGATGAACCGACAAACCACCTCGATCGACCGGGGCGGGAGTGGTTTTACGCCCAGCTGGCGCGCTGGTCTGGCGGAGTGATGGTCGCGTCGCACGATCGTGAGTTACTGGCGCAGGTGCCGCGCATTCTGGAACTCAGCGGTGCCGGGCTGCGCGCGTATGGCGGTAATTATGCGGACTACCAACGCCAGCGGGATGCCGAACAGCAGGCGGCGCGCGCGGCGCTGGAACATGCCGCCACCGAGCGCAAACGCACCCGCGCGCGTATGCATAAAGAGCATGACGCCAGCCAGCGGCGATCCGCGCAAACCCTGCGCACCGTCGATACCCTGAATATCGCCTCGTTTGAGCGGATCAAATATAAGATGGCGGCGAAAGAGCGGCCCGGGACGTGGCGTAAGCAGCATCACGAGCAGAATGATGCTCTGAACGCCGCCGTCAGCCAGGCGCGGGAACGCGTGGAGGAAGACAGCCCCGTGATGTTTACCCTGCCGGGGAGCCGCATCGCCGAGGGCAAGCAGGCGGTGGTGTTGGAGGCGTTGGTTCTGCCGTATGTGAATACGCCGCCTGTTAACTGGCGAATGGACGGGCCGATGCGCGTGGCGCTGCGCGGACCGAACGGCTGCGGAAAATCGACGCTGTTAAAGATAATCCTCGGGAAACAGGAACCTGTTTCCGGCTCGTGCAGCGTATCGGTGACAACCGCGTATCTCGATCAGCATTTATCGCAGCTCGATCTCACGCAGTCGGTGATGACGCATCTCAATTTGCACGACACGCCGCTGGAAGAGGGTGTGCTGCGCAGCCGTCTGGCGCAGCTTCAGCTGGGAGCGGATAAAGTTTCCCTGCCGTTAGGGACGCTGAGCGGCGGTGAACGCCTGAAAGCGGCGCTGGCCTGTGTGCTGTGGCGGGAAGAGGCTGCGCAATTGCTGCTGCTGGATGAGCCGACCAACCATCTGGATTTGGCGTCTGTGCAGGCGATTGAAGCGGCGCTGGCCGATTTCCCCGGCGCGCTGCTGGTGGTGTCGCACGATCAGGTTTTCCTCGATGGGCTTAAACTGACCCATGAACTGGTGTGGACGGAGAAAGGGTGGCGTTGTGAAAGGCTCTAA
- a CDS encoding HTH-type transcriptional regulator — protein sequence MESKDPMFELLTSLEQIVFKDLSQTVTPSQKTNPFTEFERLRKGTGLKIDDFAREMGVSVAMVHEWESKRVKPSTTELKLMRMIQVASTVSTP from the coding sequence ATGGAATCTAAAGATCCTATGTTTGAGCTGTTAACCAGCCTGGAACAAATTGTTTTTAAAGATTTATCGCAGACAGTCACCCCGTCCCAAAAGACGAATCCCTTTACTGAATTTGAGCGATTACGCAAAGGGACAGGGTTAAAAATTGATGATTTCGCCCGAGAGATGGGCGTCAGTGTGGCCATGGTGCATGAGTGGGAATCAAAACGTGTAAAACCCTCCACGACCGAGCTTAAACTGATGCGCATGATTCAGGTTGCTTCAACAGTCAGTACGCCGTAA